One Triticum dicoccoides isolate Atlit2015 ecotype Zavitan chromosome 5B, WEW_v2.0, whole genome shotgun sequence genomic window carries:
- the LOC119308575 gene encoding zinc finger protein CONSTANS-LIKE 12-like, with translation MYHHHSSSFSSSSYTCQGSNGFLPSQPSASSYGDLLQAEQHCYYNYSQQQQGQAPPFRHVLSTGDLGAPPPAAAAAGRYSTDERRERIEKYRSKRNQRNFQKKITYACRKTLADSRPRVKGRFARNVDDDAVADQPEFTAAEVSSMMSEANVVVGAVDAVASSSSSNMPEWWPAMQGALAMEDDELYIAVSSINLY, from the exons ATGTATCATCATCActcctcctctttttcttcttcttcctatactTGTCAGGGAAGCAatggcttcctcccctcccaaccgtcGGCGTCGAGCTACGGTGATCTGTTGCAAGCAGAGCAGCACTGCTACTACAACTACTCCCAGCAGCAGCAGGGTCAGGCGCCGCCGTTCCGCCATGTGCTGAGCACGGGAGACCTCggggcgccgccgccggcagcagcagcggctgggAGGTACAGCACGGACGAGCGGCGGGAGCGCATCGAGAAGTACAGGAGCAAGCGCAACCAGCGCAACTTCCAAAAGAAGATCACA TACGCTTGCCGGAAGACGCTCGCGGACAGCCGGCCGAGGGTGAAGGGCCGCTTCGCCCGCAACGTCGACGATGATGCAGTCGCAGATCAGCCGGAGTTCACGGCGGCGGAGGTGTCCTCGATGATGAGCGAAGCCAACGTTGTCGTGGGTGCCGTGGACGCCgttgccagcagcagcagcagcaacatgcCGGAGTGGTGGCCGGCAATGCAAGGCGCGCTGGCCATGGAGGACGATGAGCTTTACATCGCCGTCTCCTCCATCAACCTCTACTAG